In one window of Tellurirhabdus rosea DNA:
- a CDS encoding class I SAM-dependent methyltransferase has product MDQSLKKNVGEFNRNATENGGFLYTTNAQFSSFVANKRISEEIFKFIQSDYRSLVDIGCGDGVYTDEIKRNFPHLEVHGFDAADQAVKTAGRRFPNVLFTTCSILDESLAAPLRKYDVAVIRGVLHHLSDQQKAIRNAFKLADNLIIMEPNGNNPILKVIEKTSKYHIEHEEQSFFEWQLKSWIRKAGGIVNRWSYVGYVPFFFPTAPARLIYSLQPFLEKVPVLKHVFSGQFIISCSLKK; this is encoded by the coding sequence ATGGATCAGAGTCTGAAAAAAAATGTCGGTGAGTTTAACCGAAATGCAACCGAGAACGGCGGCTTTCTTTACACGACAAACGCCCAGTTTTCTTCCTTTGTAGCCAACAAACGGATTTCGGAGGAAATCTTCAAATTCATTCAGTCCGACTACCGGTCGCTGGTCGATATTGGCTGCGGAGATGGGGTTTACACGGACGAAATCAAACGCAATTTTCCGCATCTGGAAGTACACGGGTTCGACGCCGCCGATCAGGCGGTCAAAACGGCCGGGCGGCGCTTCCCGAATGTGCTCTTTACCACCTGCAGCATTTTGGACGAATCGCTGGCCGCCCCGCTGCGTAAATACGATGTTGCCGTTATCCGGGGCGTCCTCCACCACCTGTCCGACCAGCAGAAGGCCATTCGGAACGCTTTCAAACTGGCGGACAACCTCATCATCATGGAACCCAACGGCAACAATCCCATCCTGAAAGTAATCGAAAAGACCTCTAAATATCATATCGAACACGAGGAGCAGTCGTTTTTTGAATGGCAGCTGAAAAGCTGGATCCGCAAAGCCGGAGGCATCGTGAACCGCTGGTCGTATGTGGGCTACGTGCCGTTTTTCTTTCCTACCGCCCCGGCCAGACTGATTTATTCCCTTCAGCCTTTTCTGGAAAAAGTACCCGTGCTGAAGCATGTCTTTTCGGGCCAGTTCATCATCAGCTGCTCGCTGAAAAAATAA
- a CDS encoding glycosyltransferase family 39 protein produces the protein MSFRTTPSRLAFLLVLVLAFLLRVFRSDTYGLYLDEKYTMVVSQGIVMEGANQRDVFFTPGKTYFTPQEFWAPKTFADFIEANIRNDIGNSPVYYGALWLWIKVFGMSDFSVRLLSVLFSTLVVGLIYLFVRRHFRSETLALLSALLAAVEPFFIAYSHMARNYSMSFFLTLLATHLFLLILEREKVRRSSRALYAAYGLTFVLSVLSHYLTVTVFLCHGLYFLFFVRQAKLWLRFAAVALVGIGLVSLWFVFGGGKYTFQTLQYQADLYRNVARTNPYNNGFGLILPATPANLAERSAPLWADLFIVSNGLGQVRALGFRNLLLATALGLAAAVLLHLALRRNEKASRLAWAFPLLLLAGLPFYTLAQTSLLVVSALPSFAYLTARYIRAHFGRADRPLLVFMLMLAFIPTLFLILMSLRNGHTYGITQRYSGFSFPYTVLLVAMLLREIVRTPVVLRAALLAVLAVQGYRVAGRLWAVYEDREPKYTYFVNPRGTNPHALSARRILKAYAPGDTIIYPAIRLAPTDEIEKTYWPYSIQDAQLTNLYLPKDATFYQRMDTTQSDRIYLVKGRTGQKITIFDFKGRKYRY, from the coding sequence ATGAGCTTCCGGACCACCCCTTCCCGCCTTGCTTTCCTGCTTGTCCTTGTCCTGGCCTTCCTGCTGCGTGTTTTCCGGTCGGACACATACGGACTCTACCTGGACGAGAAATACACGATGGTGGTCTCGCAGGGAATCGTCATGGAGGGGGCCAACCAGCGGGACGTTTTCTTTACGCCCGGCAAGACCTACTTTACGCCGCAGGAATTCTGGGCGCCCAAAACGTTTGCGGACTTTATCGAGGCGAATATCCGCAACGACATCGGCAACAGTCCGGTGTATTACGGCGCGCTCTGGCTCTGGATCAAGGTGTTCGGGATGAGCGATTTTTCGGTCCGGCTCCTGTCCGTCCTTTTCAGCACGCTGGTCGTTGGGCTGATCTACCTGTTTGTCCGGCGGCATTTCCGGTCCGAAACGCTGGCCCTACTGAGTGCGCTGCTGGCGGCGGTAGAGCCGTTTTTCATTGCCTACAGCCACATGGCCCGCAACTATTCGATGAGCTTCTTCCTCACGCTGCTGGCGACGCACCTGTTTCTGCTTATCCTGGAACGGGAAAAAGTCCGCCGGAGCAGCCGGGCGCTGTACGCGGCCTACGGACTCACGTTCGTGCTGTCGGTGCTGTCTCACTACCTGACCGTGACCGTCTTTCTCTGCCACGGGCTTTACTTTCTGTTTTTTGTCCGGCAGGCAAAGCTGTGGCTGCGGTTCGCGGCGGTCGCGCTGGTTGGGATCGGGCTGGTGTCGCTCTGGTTTGTGTTCGGCGGCGGAAAATATACGTTCCAGACGTTGCAATACCAGGCGGACCTTTACCGGAACGTGGCCCGGACCAACCCCTACAACAACGGTTTCGGCCTGATTCTGCCCGCCACGCCCGCCAACCTGGCCGAACGGTCGGCGCCGCTCTGGGCGGATTTGTTCATCGTCTCCAACGGGCTGGGTCAGGTCCGGGCGCTGGGGTTCCGCAACCTCCTGCTGGCGACGGCGCTCGGCCTGGCGGCTGCCGTGCTGCTGCATCTGGCTTTACGCCGGAATGAGAAGGCGTCCCGGCTTGCCTGGGCCTTTCCGCTCCTGCTGCTGGCGGGTCTGCCGTTCTACACGCTGGCCCAGACCTCGTTGCTGGTCGTGTCGGCCCTGCCTTCGTTCGCCTACCTGACTGCCCGGTACATCCGCGCGCATTTCGGTCGGGCGGACCGACCGCTGCTGGTTTTTATGCTGATGCTGGCGTTCATTCCGACGCTTTTCCTGATTCTGATGTCGCTGCGGAACGGGCACACCTACGGCATTACCCAGCGGTATTCCGGCTTTTCTTTTCCGTACACGGTGTTGCTGGTGGCGATGCTGCTGCGGGAAATTGTCCGAACGCCGGTGGTGCTGCGGGCCGCGCTGCTGGCGGTGCTGGCGGTGCAGGGCTATCGGGTCGCCGGGCGGTTGTGGGCGGTGTATGAGGACCGGGAGCCCAAATACACGTACTTTGTCAACCCGCGCGGGACCAATCCGCACGCCCTGTCGGCCCGCCGGATTCTGAAAGCGTATGCGCCCGGCGACACGATTATTTATCCTGCCATCCGGCTGGCGCCCACCGACGAAATCGAAAAAACGTACTGGCCGTATTCCATTCAGGACGCCCAGCTGACAAATCTGTACTTACCCAAAGACGCTACTTTTTATCAGCGCATGGACACCACGCAGTCCGACCGGATCTATCTGGTCAAGGGCAGAACGGGCCAAAAGATTACGATTTTTGATTTCAAAGGCCGGAAATACCGGTATTGA
- the glgP gene encoding alpha-glucan family phosphorylase, whose translation MNHTALPTPYRHPYEADPAFRKSVAYFSMEFAIDQALKTYSGGLGFLAGSHMRSAFELKQNVIGISILWKYGYYDQDRNTDNTMAVRFREKIYQFLEDTGVEVTVEVQGRPVRVRGYFLRPDRFNTAPIFFLTTDVEGNDPWARSISYRLYDADVNLKVAQCMVLGLGGARFLEAMNYEPEVYHFNEAHAVSAVFHLYNRLQNLQKIRDRVVFTTHTPEEAGNEKHDIYYLFSMGFFAGIPLNTVMELIGQTDQVFNHSLTALRMSRRANAVSRLHGSVSRTMWASFGGVPEITHVTNAQNRTYWADPELEAARLSGDTGRIAARKKSLKAALFKIVADQTGRIFDPSVLTIVWARRFAGYKRPDLLVQDVEQFNHLVRNLNRPVQIIWAGKPYPLDEAAVRTFNHLHYLTYLYPNIAVLTGYELGLSKALKDGADIWLNTPVVTREASGTSGMTAAMNAALNFSTFDGWICEFARHGENSFLVPVAGADLSPVERDTQDRTQLYRILEKEIIPMYYQQPDKWKKLVLQSMNDVNAFFDSGRMATEYYEKVYQ comes from the coding sequence ATGAACCATACCGCTCTGCCGACGCCTTACCGGCACCCCTACGAGGCCGACCCGGCCTTCCGAAAATCCGTAGCTTATTTTTCGATGGAGTTTGCCATCGACCAGGCGCTGAAAACGTATTCCGGCGGACTGGGCTTTCTGGCCGGTTCGCACATGCGCAGCGCCTTCGAGCTGAAACAGAACGTCATCGGCATCAGTATTCTCTGGAAATACGGTTATTACGACCAGGACCGGAATACCGACAACACGATGGCTGTCCGGTTTCGGGAGAAAATCTACCAGTTTCTGGAAGACACGGGCGTGGAGGTGACGGTCGAGGTGCAGGGCAGGCCGGTTCGGGTGCGGGGCTATTTTCTGCGGCCGGACCGGTTCAATACCGCGCCGATTTTCTTCCTGACGACCGATGTTGAAGGCAACGACCCCTGGGCCCGTTCCATTTCTTACCGGCTTTACGATGCCGATGTGAACCTGAAAGTGGCGCAGTGCATGGTGCTGGGGCTGGGCGGTGCCCGGTTTCTGGAAGCGATGAACTACGAGCCGGAGGTGTACCATTTCAACGAAGCGCATGCCGTTTCGGCCGTTTTTCACCTCTACAACCGGCTGCAGAATCTCCAGAAAATCCGGGACCGGGTGGTCTTCACGACCCATACGCCCGAAGAGGCCGGCAACGAAAAGCACGACATTTACTACCTGTTCAGCATGGGCTTCTTCGCCGGAATTCCGCTGAATACGGTCATGGAACTCATCGGGCAGACCGACCAGGTGTTCAATCACTCGCTGACGGCACTGCGGATGAGCCGACGCGCCAACGCCGTATCCCGGCTGCACGGCTCCGTGTCGCGGACTATGTGGGCTTCGTTTGGCGGCGTTCCGGAAATCACCCACGTCACCAATGCGCAGAACCGCACGTACTGGGCCGACCCGGAGCTGGAAGCCGCCCGGCTGTCGGGCGACACGGGCCGGATTGCCGCCCGGAAAAAAAGCCTGAAAGCCGCCCTGTTCAAGATTGTCGCCGACCAGACGGGCCGCATTTTCGACCCCAGCGTCCTGACCATCGTCTGGGCGCGTCGGTTTGCGGGCTACAAGCGGCCCGACCTGCTGGTGCAGGACGTGGAGCAGTTCAACCACCTTGTGCGCAACCTGAACCGGCCGGTGCAGATCATCTGGGCCGGAAAGCCCTACCCGCTGGACGAAGCGGCCGTCCGGACGTTTAACCACCTCCACTACCTGACGTATCTGTACCCCAACATCGCGGTGCTGACGGGTTACGAACTGGGCCTGTCCAAAGCTCTGAAGGACGGGGCCGATATCTGGCTGAACACGCCCGTCGTGACCCGCGAAGCCTCCGGCACCAGCGGCATGACGGCGGCCATGAACGCCGCCCTGAACTTCTCGACCTTCGACGGCTGGATCTGCGAATTTGCACGGCATGGCGAAAACAGCTTCCTGGTCCCGGTGGCCGGGGCGGATCTGTCCCCGGTGGAGCGGGATACGCAGGACCGGACGCAGCTGTACCGGATTCTGGAAAAGGAGATCATTCCGATGTATTACCAGCAGCCCGACAAATGGAAGAAGCTCGTTTTGCAGAGCATGAACGATGTCAACGCCTTCTTCGACTCGGGCCGGATGGCGACGGAATATTACGAGAAAGTGTACCAGTAA